The following proteins come from a genomic window of Companilactobacillus pabuli:
- the thiT gene encoding energy-coupled thiamine transporter ThiT has translation MINNVSKGRGNDLVVITEGALITALAMVLSFIPHSTGVSAVEFSYGLIPMSIFALRRGLKPGLMAGLVWGILDLVIRGFSNGGFLNPLQGFVEYPVAFGVVGLIGLGSVQVKRSIEQGNNALGLIIFYSAIGFFAKYFFHFIAGGIYWGSYAPKGMNPWIYSLVINGGSFIANMIMLLILAVLLNKIFKRLIMVKN, from the coding sequence ATGATCAATAATGTTAGTAAAGGTAGGGGCAATGATTTAGTTGTCATTACTGAAGGGGCGTTGATCACCGCTTTGGCGATGGTTTTATCGTTTATTCCGCATTCAACTGGTGTTTCAGCTGTGGAATTTTCTTATGGACTAATTCCAATGTCAATTTTTGCATTACGTCGAGGATTGAAGCCTGGTTTAATGGCTGGATTAGTTTGGGGAATTTTGGATTTAGTTATTCGTGGTTTTAGTAACGGAGGTTTTTTGAATCCTCTACAAGGTTTTGTGGAATACCCAGTTGCTTTTGGTGTGGTTGGTTTGATTGGACTTGGGAGCGTACAAGTAAAACGTTCAATTGAACAAGGAAATAATGCCTTAGGATTAATCATCTTTTATTCGGCTATCGGATTTTTCGCTAAATACTTCTTCCACTTCATTGCGGGTGGTATTTACTGGGGTTCATATGCTCCAAAGGGAATGAATCCTTGGATTTATTCATTAGTTATCAATGGTGGTAGCTTTATTGCTAATATGATTATGTTATTGATTTTGGCAGTTTTGTTGAATAAAATCTTTAAACGTTTGATTATGGTTAAAAATTAA
- a CDS encoding DUF4044 domain-containing protein, protein MELLDDKKPKSTLTKITQVVVWLMILVTIGGVVLGAVMSFI, encoded by the coding sequence GTGGAATTATTGGACGATAAAAAACCTAAAAGCACTTTGACTAAAATTACACAAGTAGTCGTTTGGCTAATGATCTTAGTAACTATCGGCGGTGTAGTTTTAGGTGCAGTGATGAGTTTCATTTAA
- the mraZ gene encoding division/cell wall cluster transcriptional repressor MraZ, translated as MFMGEFHHTLDTKGRVIIPAKFRKLLGDKFVITRGMDGCLFGYPIEQWEKLEAQLDKLPLTKKDARAFTRFFYSAAAEVEFDKQGRINLSNPLVKFAKLQKDCVIVGVSDRIEIWDAERWNEFSQEAEDNFEEISEKMTDFDF; from the coding sequence GTGTTCATGGGTGAATTTCATCACACACTAGATACTAAAGGTCGGGTTATTATCCCGGCAAAGTTTAGGAAGCTACTTGGTGATAAGTTTGTAATTACTCGAGGTATGGATGGTTGCCTTTTTGGGTATCCAATTGAGCAATGGGAAAAACTCGAAGCTCAATTGGATAAGTTGCCTTTAACAAAAAAAGACGCAAGAGCATTTACGCGATTCTTTTACTCTGCTGCGGCAGAAGTTGAATTTGACAAACAAGGTCGGATCAATCTTTCGAACCCACTAGTCAAGTTTGCTAAATTACAAAAAGATTGTGTAATTGTCGGAGTTTCAGATCGAATTGAAATTTGGGATGCGGAGCGTTGGAACGAATTTAGCCAAGAGGCTGAAGATAATTTTGAGGAAATATCGGAGAAAATGACAGACTTTGACTTCTAA
- the rsmH gene encoding 16S rRNA (cytosine(1402)-N(4))-methyltransferase RsmH: protein MTSNVYKHKTVLLKETIDEINPHDNGIYVDATFGRGGHTKELLSRVHNSHLYVFDRDEAAIEVGENIQNDPNIIGDNSLTLIRDNFENMQERLNELGIEKVDGIVYDLGVSSPQFDDAQRGFSYKKEARLDMRMDQRQDLDAEKIVNDWTFNELVSIFYKYSDEKFAKQIARAIERTRDDHRITSTLELADIIKNAIPAAARRTGGHPAKRVFQAIRIAVNDELGSLERSLEQAIDLLASKGRISVITFQSKEDRIVKHIFKNNSHVDLPRGLPVIPDDIKPVLKQITRKPILPNEEELSENNRAHSAKLRVVEKI, encoded by the coding sequence TTGACTTCTAATGTATATAAACATAAAACAGTACTTTTAAAAGAAACTATTGATGAAATAAATCCACACGATAATGGTATTTACGTTGACGCAACCTTTGGTCGTGGAGGACACACTAAAGAATTATTGAGTCGCGTACACAATAGTCATCTTTATGTTTTTGATCGTGATGAGGCTGCCATTGAGGTCGGTGAAAATATTCAAAATGATCCAAACATTATTGGTGATAATTCACTAACTTTAATACGCGATAATTTTGAAAATATGCAAGAACGTTTGAACGAACTTGGAATAGAGAAGGTTGACGGCATTGTTTATGATTTGGGAGTTTCATCTCCTCAATTTGATGATGCCCAAAGAGGCTTTAGCTATAAAAAAGAAGCCCGTTTAGATATGCGGATGGATCAGAGACAAGATCTTGATGCCGAAAAAATCGTTAATGACTGGACATTTAATGAATTAGTAAGTATTTTCTATAAATATAGTGATGAAAAATTTGCTAAACAAATTGCTCGCGCCATTGAACGTACTAGAGATGATCATCGTATTACTTCTACCTTGGAATTAGCAGACATTATTAAAAATGCTATTCCTGCAGCAGCTAGAAGAACTGGTGGTCATCCTGCTAAACGTGTTTTTCAAGCGATTAGAATTGCTGTTAATGATGAATTGGGTTCTTTAGAGAGATCTCTCGAACAAGCCATAGATTTGTTAGCGTCAAAAGGCAGAATAAGCGTTATAACTTTTCAATCCAAAGAAGACCGAATTGTAAAACATATTTTTAAAAACAATTCCCATGTTGATTTACCAAGGGGACTTCCTGTCATTCCTGATGATATCAAGCCAGTCTTGAAACAGATCACTAGGAAACCAATCTTGCCTAATGAAGAAGAATTGTCTGAAAACAATCGGGCTCATAGTGCGAAATTACGTGTCGTTGAAAAGATATAA
- the ftsL gene encoding cell division protein FtsL produces MREESTARNLQEYQVEQQPQEQVQSAPKTSSVALSKFEILSIVTLALLTLGLMVTLVSIKVSMTSSQNKLDSLTTQITKTNTSNVNLRQEISELTSFDRFSSFAKKHNLKMSDNNVRNISK; encoded by the coding sequence ATGAGAGAAGAAAGTACTGCCAGAAACTTACAAGAATATCAAGTTGAACAACAACCACAAGAGCAGGTTCAGTCTGCTCCAAAAACTTCTAGTGTTGCTTTGTCAAAGTTTGAGATCCTTTCAATCGTGACATTAGCTTTATTGACCTTGGGCTTAATGGTTACTTTGGTCAGCATTAAAGTTTCGATGACTTCTTCTCAAAATAAATTAGATAGTCTGACTACACAGATTACAAAAACAAATACCAGTAACGTTAATTTAAGACAAGAGATTTCTGAATTAACTAGTTTTGATCGCTTTTCTTCGTTTGCAAAAAAGCATAATTTGAAAATGAGTGACAACAATGTAAGGAATATTTCAAAATGA
- a CDS encoding penicillin-binding transpeptidase domain-containing protein produces the protein MSKFRKLFKNKARRNHYIVGIVILIATAFSFILFIQRFAYISMSKQYDGVNLEQKTKQKYERVTKVNAKRGDILDVNGDMIAGDSTIYNIYAIVDHKSKTASGKADYVVDKDKTAQVLSKYLSLSKKQIKKYLTPASKKQYQVEFGPSGRGLSIEIKRKITSKNLPGIHFIELPSRSYPNGVFATNLVGITKADDANDENSNISGVMGIEKYFNKVLSGKNGKQITKVDKNGNELPGSQMVEKKSSDGSNVYLTLNSKIQQYAEILAQTVEEKYEPKNLQILVMNAKTGAIEAATQRPTFNPTTGKGLSNSWRDTLVEDQFEPGSVMKILTLSASIDSGNYNPDQLYQSGTVEVGGRTIGDWNTAGWGYIPLSEAFTRSSNVGMVKLEQEMGSQTWMNYMKKFHIGQKTGVDLPGEVSGSISYEHTSDQAMTSFGQSVNVNTMQMLQAFSAIANGGKMIKPQIIKKIVDADTGKTTKKFKREVVGQPIKASTAKKVQKAMRQVVTKSYGTGIVYNVPGVKVGVKTGTAQIASPNGGYLTGSNNYIFSVAGMIPYNDPNYIVYVTMKQPQKMTESAEKILSEVFNPLVKRLVSQGKSQTDSVEAGSQYVNVPSLLDKSTNSALSKIKNLGLQSGVIGTGDKVVQQLPDSGQKVMPGQRMVLLTNGAMTMPDLTGWSKNDVLKFAEITGKKVTTKGDGYVVKQSVEAGHVINDSGKIIITLKNK, from the coding sequence ATGAGTAAGTTCAGAAAATTATTTAAAAATAAGGCAAGACGCAATCATTATATTGTTGGGATAGTAATTTTGATTGCGACTGCCTTTTCTTTTATCCTTTTTATCCAAAGATTCGCCTATATCTCAATGAGTAAGCAATATGACGGCGTTAATTTGGAGCAAAAGACGAAACAAAAGTACGAACGAGTGACAAAAGTCAATGCCAAACGTGGTGATATCCTCGACGTTAATGGGGATATGATTGCTGGAGATTCAACTATTTATAATATTTATGCAATTGTGGATCATAAGTCGAAAACGGCTAGTGGCAAAGCTGACTATGTAGTTGATAAAGATAAAACGGCTCAGGTATTGAGTAAATATTTGTCTTTATCAAAGAAGCAAATCAAAAAATATTTGACTCCTGCAAGCAAGAAACAGTATCAAGTCGAGTTTGGTCCATCAGGTCGTGGTTTATCGATTGAAATAAAACGTAAGATCACTTCCAAGAATTTACCGGGGATTCATTTTATTGAATTGCCTTCAAGATCTTATCCTAATGGAGTCTTTGCAACGAACTTAGTTGGTATTACAAAGGCTGATGATGCCAATGATGAAAACAGCAATATCAGTGGTGTGATGGGAATTGAAAAGTACTTTAATAAAGTTTTATCAGGTAAAAATGGTAAACAGATCACTAAAGTTGATAAAAACGGTAATGAGTTACCTGGATCGCAAATGGTGGAGAAGAAATCCTCTGATGGTTCCAATGTTTACTTAACTTTGAATAGTAAAATTCAACAATACGCTGAAATTTTAGCGCAAACAGTTGAAGAGAAATATGAACCAAAGAATTTACAAATCTTAGTAATGAATGCTAAAACTGGTGCAATTGAAGCGGCCACACAACGCCCAACCTTTAATCCAACAACTGGTAAGGGACTCAGCAATAGTTGGCGTGACACATTAGTTGAAGATCAGTTTGAACCGGGTTCAGTCATGAAAATTTTGACTTTATCAGCTTCAATCGATTCTGGAAACTATAATCCTGATCAACTTTATCAATCAGGTACAGTAGAAGTTGGTGGTCGAACAATCGGCGATTGGAATACTGCTGGCTGGGGTTATATTCCTCTTTCTGAGGCCTTTACGAGATCATCTAACGTTGGTATGGTCAAATTGGAACAAGAGATGGGCTCACAAACTTGGATGAATTACATGAAGAAGTTCCATATTGGTCAAAAGACTGGTGTGGATCTACCTGGAGAGGTTTCGGGTAGTATTTCTTATGAACACACAAGTGATCAAGCAATGACTTCGTTTGGTCAAAGTGTCAATGTTAATACTATGCAAATGTTGCAGGCTTTTTCGGCTATTGCTAACGGCGGAAAAATGATCAAGCCACAAATTATCAAAAAAATCGTTGATGCCGATACAGGTAAGACGACTAAGAAATTTAAGCGTGAAGTAGTCGGCCAGCCAATCAAAGCAAGTACAGCTAAAAAAGTTCAAAAAGCTATGCGTCAAGTTGTAACGAAGAGTTATGGTACCGGGATAGTTTATAATGTACCTGGAGTTAAGGTTGGTGTAAAAACCGGAACTGCTCAAATTGCCTCTCCAAACGGTGGTTATTTGACAGGTTCAAATAATTATATTTTCTCTGTTGCTGGGATGATTCCATATAATGATCCTAATTACATTGTTTATGTCACGATGAAACAGCCACAAAAAATGACTGAATCTGCTGAAAAGATTTTATCTGAGGTCTTCAATCCATTAGTTAAACGTTTAGTTAGCCAAGGAAAATCACAGACTGATTCTGTTGAAGCAGGTAGTCAGTACGTGAATGTACCTAGTCTTTTGGACAAATCAACGAACTCAGCGTTGAGTAAGATCAAGAACTTAGGCTTACAATCAGGAGTGATTGGTACGGGTGATAAAGTCGTGCAACAATTACCTGATAGTGGTCAAAAAGTAATGCCAGGACAAAGAATGGTCTTGTTAACTAATGGGGCAATGACGATGCCAGATCTGACAGGTTGGTCGAAAAACGATGTTCTGAAGTTTGCTGAAATAACTGGTAAAAAAGTTACGACAAAAGGCGATGGATATGTCGTTAAACAGTCAGTTGAGGCTGGTCATGTGATAAATGACAGTGGTAAAATTATAATCACATTGAAAAATAAATAA
- the mraY gene encoding phospho-N-acetylmuramoyl-pentapeptide-transferase: MEISHIIFDIVSSFAIVAILMPFLIGYLIRHKEGQSIREEGPKWHAKKSGTPTMGGLLVILATLITNIWVGLWQGQLDRSLLITTFVIVLYGCIGFIDDFIKVFKKRNLGLRAWQKALLQVIVGIIFLYVYNDDQLPMNFTIPGILSIDSVVIFVLFTIFWLVGFSNATNLTDGLDGLLGGLGTISYFTYGIISLNQNKPDLAIVCFSVVGALLAFLLYNHKPAKIFMGDVGSLALGAGLAAISILLGRYWSLLLIGLVYVIETASVMLQVFSFKVFHRRIFKMTPIHHHFEMMGWSEWKIDIVFWIFGAICSAIYLILFV, from the coding sequence ATGGAAATTAGTCATATTATTTTCGATATAGTTAGCTCGTTTGCTATCGTTGCAATTTTGATGCCATTTTTAATTGGTTATCTAATTAGACATAAGGAAGGACAATCGATTCGTGAAGAAGGCCCAAAGTGGCATGCTAAAAAGTCTGGCACACCTACTATGGGTGGTTTGCTAGTAATTTTAGCTACTTTGATCACAAATATTTGGGTCGGACTTTGGCAAGGTCAATTGGATCGCTCATTATTGATTACGACTTTTGTCATCGTGTTATACGGATGCATTGGTTTCATTGATGATTTCATTAAAGTTTTCAAGAAGAGAAATCTAGGCTTACGTGCTTGGCAAAAAGCATTGTTACAAGTAATCGTTGGAATTATTTTCTTGTACGTTTATAACGATGATCAATTACCAATGAACTTTACTATTCCTGGAATCTTGTCGATTGATTCAGTAGTGATTTTCGTATTGTTCACAATCTTTTGGTTGGTTGGTTTTTCAAATGCTACTAACTTGACTGATGGCTTGGATGGTTTGTTAGGTGGATTAGGAACAATTTCTTACTTTACTTACGGAATCATTTCTTTGAATCAAAACAAACCTGATTTAGCTATCGTGTGTTTCTCAGTGGTTGGTGCTTTATTAGCATTCTTACTGTACAACCACAAACCAGCCAAGATTTTTATGGGTGATGTTGGTTCATTGGCTCTTGGTGCTGGATTAGCAGCTATTTCAATTTTATTAGGTCGTTACTGGTCACTATTGTTGATCGGTTTGGTTTATGTAATTGAAACAGCCAGTGTTATGTTACAAGTCTTTTCATTCAAAGTATTCCACCGTCGTATTTTCAAGATGACACCAATTCATCACCATTTTGAAATGATGGGCTGGAGTGAATGGAAGATTGATATTGTCTTTTGGATTTTCGGGGCAATCTGTTCTGCAATTTATTTAATTTTATTCGTATAG
- the murD gene encoding UDP-N-acetylmuramoyl-L-alanine--D-glutamate ligase has translation MKKSNYSNKKILVLGLAKSGYAVAKLLKKMGSDVTVVDSNPLEGNTEAQALIDEGFKVITGTNSADLIDDSFDYLVKNPGIFYSNELIQKAEELMIPVITEPEVAYSFSDATMVGVTGTNGKTTVTTLIQLMLKHSPKFENSYYAGNIGIPISDVIQKATAKDVVVTELSSFQLQGTIELHPHVAVLNNIYSTHLDFHKTRANYIKAKMHITKNQTKNDYFVVNYNTEEWRGLAKQSQAQILPFSDNQTLDQGAFVKDDVIYCNGEAVMKTDEIKIPGEHNVQNALAAISVAKLYDVSNADIIEVLSSFKGVKHRIQYVDTFGGHKFYNDSKATNVEATIVALTAFKQPITLIAGGLDRGNGFDELIPALKGKVNNLVVYGQTADKVIESAQKADVSNIVKVDNLTEAVPEAYKQSDPEDVILLSPAAASWDQFHTFEERGDQFIKEVETLKGEINDD, from the coding sequence ATGAAAAAGAGTAATTATTCAAATAAAAAAATCTTAGTATTAGGCTTAGCCAAGAGTGGTTACGCCGTAGCCAAATTATTAAAAAAAATGGGTTCTGATGTTACCGTTGTCGATTCTAATCCCCTTGAAGGTAACACTGAAGCTCAAGCTTTGATCGATGAAGGATTCAAAGTTATCACTGGAACTAATAGTGCTGACTTAATTGATGATTCATTTGATTATTTAGTTAAGAATCCGGGAATTTTCTATTCCAATGAGTTGATTCAAAAAGCCGAGGAATTGATGATTCCAGTTATTACTGAGCCAGAAGTTGCCTATAGTTTTAGTGATGCCACAATGGTTGGTGTTACAGGAACTAACGGTAAAACTACAGTGACGACTTTGATTCAATTGATGCTCAAGCATTCACCAAAGTTCGAGAATTCTTATTATGCTGGAAACATTGGTATTCCTATTTCCGATGTTATTCAAAAAGCAACTGCCAAGGATGTTGTTGTAACTGAGCTTTCTAGTTTTCAATTGCAAGGAACGATTGAATTACATCCACATGTAGCAGTGTTAAATAATATTTATTCAACTCACTTAGATTTTCACAAGACTCGTGCAAACTATATCAAAGCTAAGATGCACATTACTAAGAACCAAACTAAGAATGATTACTTTGTAGTTAATTACAATACTGAAGAATGGCGTGGTTTAGCTAAACAATCACAGGCTCAAATTTTGCCATTTTCTGACAACCAAACTTTAGATCAAGGTGCTTTTGTAAAAGATGATGTCATTTATTGCAATGGCGAAGCTGTTATGAAAACTGACGAAATCAAGATTCCTGGTGAACATAACGTTCAAAACGCCTTGGCAGCAATCAGTGTTGCTAAACTGTACGACGTAAGTAACGCCGATATTATTGAAGTCTTATCTTCATTCAAGGGTGTCAAACATCGTATCCAGTACGTTGATACTTTTGGCGGACATAAGTTTTATAATGATTCCAAAGCTACTAATGTGGAAGCAACAATCGTAGCCTTAACAGCTTTCAAACAACCAATTACTTTGATTGCCGGTGGTTTGGATCGTGGAAACGGATTTGACGAACTTATTCCTGCTTTAAAGGGGAAAGTTAATAATTTAGTAGTTTATGGTCAAACAGCAGATAAGGTGATTGAATCAGCTCAAAAAGCCGATGTAAGTAACATTGTTAAAGTTGATAATTTGACTGAAGCAGTTCCTGAAGCGTACAAACAAAGTGATCCAGAAGATGTTATTTTGCTTTCACCAGCTGCAGCTAGTTGGGATCAATTCCACACCTTTGAAGAACGTGGTGACCAATTTATTAAAGAGGTCGAAACTTTAAAGGGAGAAATCAATGATGACTAA
- the murG gene encoding undecaprenyldiphospho-muramoylpentapeptide beta-N-acetylglucosaminyltransferase, translating to MRIIVSGGGTGGHIYPAMALIKRLKERDMVEDVLYVGTEKGLESKIVKNAGIAFKTIEIQGFRRKLSLENLKTVQLFLSSIHKSRKIIKEFKPDIVIGTGGYVSSAIVYAAHTMHIPTVIHEQNTIAGVTNKFLANFVDKIAIAFTEAADQFNEKRKIVFTGNPRAQEVVNIQKNDRLKEFGLEPDKDTVMIFGGSRGAKPINQAVIETMPKFVESDYQVLFVTGRVHYDGVIKLIDDKYLKSANVSVLPYIDNMPEILPDIKLIVGRSGATSIAEITALGIPAIFIPSPYVTHDHQTKNALSVAKVDAAVMIAEKDLNSDSLFKEINQIMGDAKLQQEMSINSKKIGVPDATDRLIKVLVDLVNK from the coding sequence ATGCGCATAATTGTTTCCGGTGGTGGTACCGGTGGACATATTTACCCCGCAATGGCCTTAATTAAGCGTTTAAAGGAACGTGACATGGTTGAGGATGTTTTATACGTTGGGACAGAAAAAGGCCTAGAAAGCAAGATTGTCAAGAATGCTGGCATTGCATTTAAAACAATTGAAATTCAAGGCTTTAGACGTAAACTGAGTTTGGAAAATTTGAAGACAGTACAATTGTTCTTATCAAGTATTCATAAATCTCGTAAGATTATCAAAGAATTTAAGCCAGATATCGTCATCGGAACTGGTGGCTATGTTTCAAGTGCTATCGTATATGCAGCTCACACAATGCACATACCGACCGTAATTCATGAACAAAACACAATTGCTGGCGTTACAAACAAGTTCTTAGCTAACTTCGTTGATAAGATTGCAATTGCGTTTACTGAAGCAGCAGATCAATTTAATGAAAAAAGAAAGATCGTTTTCACTGGTAACCCTAGAGCCCAAGAAGTAGTTAACATTCAGAAGAATGACCGTTTAAAAGAGTTTGGCTTAGAACCAGACAAAGATACGGTTATGATTTTTGGAGGTTCCAGAGGTGCCAAGCCAATCAATCAGGCTGTAATTGAAACGATGCCTAAATTTGTTGAAAGTGATTATCAAGTATTATTCGTAACGGGTCGAGTACATTATGATGGTGTTATTAAATTGATTGATGACAAGTACCTTAAGAGTGCAAATGTTTCGGTATTGCCATATATTGATAATATGCCTGAGATTTTACCTGATATTAAGTTGATTGTTGGTCGTAGTGGTGCTACTAGTATCGCTGAGATAACGGCACTTGGAATTCCAGCGATTTTCATTCCAAGTCCTTATGTAACGCATGACCACCAAACAAAAAATGCACTTTCAGTTGCTAAAGTCGACGCTGCAGTTATGATTGCTGAGAAAGATTTGAACTCTGATAGTTTGTTTAAAGAAATTAATCAAATTATGGGTGATGCTAAGTTGCAACAAGAAATGTCAATCAATTCTAAGAAGATTGGTGTCCCTGATGCGACTGATCGCTTGATCAAAGTTCTGGTCGACTTAGTAAATAAGTAA
- a CDS encoding cell division protein FtsQ/DivIB, giving the protein MKKIKIKVSKNSLIIVLVFFIVLIAYFGSPLSKVRNINVKGVNDLGAQQVIDATKIDDHSTLFNVLLHHGSISKETEKKLPSIESISFRTRNLRDLTITVKERPTLGFIAKDGGYYRIISNGQIIDQKLNSPIGSYPIYSNFSHKRLKQISNIYAKLAKNIQTNISEIRNAPTKLNPYRIKIDMNDGNKVIADMRTVQSKLKYYPGMAAQMKKKGVIDLEIGAYSYPFKDKK; this is encoded by the coding sequence TTGAAAAAGATAAAAATCAAAGTAAGTAAAAATAGTTTAATCATCGTACTAGTTTTCTTCATAGTTTTGATTGCTTATTTTGGTTCGCCGTTGAGTAAAGTTAGGAATATCAATGTTAAAGGTGTCAATGATTTGGGAGCACAACAAGTTATCGATGCTACTAAAATTGATGATCATTCCACTTTGTTCAATGTTTTGTTGCACCATGGTTCGATATCAAAAGAAACAGAGAAAAAATTACCATCGATTGAATCTATTTCATTTCGTACTCGTAATTTGCGCGATTTGACAATTACTGTGAAGGAACGTCCAACACTTGGATTTATTGCCAAAGATGGTGGTTATTATCGGATTATTAGTAATGGTCAGATAATAGATCAAAAACTCAATTCACCGATTGGAAGTTATCCAATTTATAGTAATTTTAGTCATAAGAGATTGAAACAAATTTCCAATATTTATGCTAAGTTGGCTAAAAATATTCAAACCAACATTTCTGAGATTCGTAACGCTCCAACGAAGCTGAATCCATATCGCATTAAGATTGACATGAATGATGGCAATAAGGTGATAGCTGATATGAGGACTGTTCAGTCGAAGTTGAAGTATTATCCAGGAATGGCTGCGCAGATGAAGAAAAAAGGCGTTATAGATTTAGAAATCGGTGCCTATTCTTATCCCTTTAAAGACAAGAAATAG
- the ftsA gene encoding cell division protein FtsA: protein MDNSEFFVGLDIGTNSIKVVVAESSDDRLSVVGVGSERSEGVSRGVIVDIDKAAGAIKKAIKKAETQANITIRNVVVGISANMLQIEKCQGMIAVGSQSKEINENDVRQVMLAAMVQNLPSEREVVSLIPKQFSVDGFTNIRDPRGMIGVRLEMTGIIYTAPKTIVHNTKKAIQKAGLNIIHKVISPMALSQVVLNDGESDFGAVIIDMGAGQTTASVVHDHNLKLSTVDFEGGDYVTHDISVVLNTTVENANQLKLYYGNASADKSETEENINVEVVGKSEPTMISEEYLAEIIEARLNQIFTRLQAPLEEAGALSLPGGIVLTGGVAATPNIEDLARKIFDVKVRSYVPTQMGMRYPSYSLGLGLVTYASRLNDIGVIADNVVNGATVSNSRPQPTVPEPQPEQPVDTTQEDQPTEEETPESKEKKTSKFKDFWSRFFD from the coding sequence ATGGACAATTCTGAATTCTTTGTAGGTCTAGATATTGGTACTAATTCAATAAAAGTGGTCGTTGCTGAATCGTCTGATGATAGATTGAGTGTCGTGGGCGTTGGCAGTGAACGTTCTGAGGGAGTCAGTCGTGGCGTTATAGTCGATATAGACAAAGCGGCAGGTGCTATCAAAAAAGCCATTAAGAAGGCCGAAACACAAGCAAATATAACTATTCGTAACGTTGTAGTCGGTATATCGGCAAATATGTTACAGATTGAGAAATGCCAAGGGATGATAGCGGTTGGTTCTCAATCAAAAGAAATTAATGAAAATGATGTCAGACAAGTAATGCTGGCTGCTATGGTCCAAAACTTACCTAGTGAAAGAGAAGTAGTTTCTCTAATACCTAAACAATTTTCCGTTGATGGATTCACTAATATTCGTGATCCACGAGGAATGATTGGTGTTCGTTTGGAAATGACGGGAATCATTTACACGGCACCAAAAACAATCGTACATAATACTAAAAAGGCCATTCAAAAGGCCGGTCTAAATATTATTCATAAAGTAATCTCTCCAATGGCATTGAGTCAGGTGGTATTAAATGACGGTGAAAGTGATTTTGGAGCCGTTATTATCGACATGGGAGCTGGGCAAACAACAGCTTCAGTCGTGCACGATCATAACTTAAAATTGTCGACTGTAGATTTTGAAGGCGGAGATTATGTAACGCATGATATTTCTGTCGTTTTAAATACAACGGTTGAGAATGCCAACCAATTAAAGCTTTACTACGGTAATGCATCAGCTGATAAGTCGGAAACTGAGGAAAATATTAACGTAGAAGTGGTTGGAAAGAGTGAGCCAACCATGATTTCAGAGGAATATTTAGCCGAAATCATTGAAGCTAGATTGAACCAAATCTTTACGAGATTGCAAGCACCACTAGAAGAGGCTGGAGCGTTATCACTTCCGGGTGGTATCGTACTTACTGGTGGTGTAGCTGCAACTCCTAACATTGAAGATCTTGCTCGAAAGATTTTTGATGTTAAAGTAAGAAGCTACGTACCTACCCAAATGGGTATGCGGTATCCTTCTTATTCTTTAGGATTAGGATTAGTTACTTATGCTTCAAGATTGAATGACATTGGAGTAATTGCTGACAATGTTGTCAATGGTGCTACTGTTTCAAATAGTAGACCTCAACCGACTGTTCCAGAACCACAACCAGAACAACCAGTTGATACAACTCAAGAGGACCAACCAACTGAAGAAGAGACGCCAGAATCAAAAGAGAAAAAGACGTCGAAATTCAAGGACTTTTGGAGTAGATTTTTTGATTAA